The following are encoded in a window of Methanococcus voltae genomic DNA:
- a CDS encoding NOL1/NOP2/sun family putative RNA methylase, protein MGLKLTSSLRDIKKMRQIKDKIRKEDKIELDLSKSNNNLKNDNFNEELDKKNEDDNNEVDFQNYKYIRVNTLQITPEDLKKRLESKKIVLEDTFLDYAFKVISSPFSVGATPEYLYGYYFMQSISSMVPVIALNPQKGERILDMCAAPGGKTTHIAQLMDNEGMVFAVEVNKNRVRSLTSNINRMGLKNVVTINTDSVNLKPEELGLFDKILLDAPCTGNAYKDSSRVKNRSDILFCSNRQKELIHTAINLLKSGGELVYSTCSPEIEEDEEVVSHIVNLRNDVELVKLDKNDYKGIHIEDAIIKGTLKILPPNEPFYIAKLKKL, encoded by the coding sequence ATGGGACTTAAACTTACTTCTTCATTAAGAGATATTAAAAAAATGAGACAAATAAAAGATAAAATTAGAAAAGAAGATAAAATAGAATTAGATTTATCTAAATCTAATAATAATTTGAAAAACGATAATTTTAATGAAGAATTGGATAAAAAAAATGAAGATGACAATAATGAAGTCGATTTTCAAAATTATAAGTACATAAGGGTTAATACATTGCAAATTACACCCGAGGACTTGAAAAAAAGGCTTGAAAGTAAAAAAATTGTCTTGGAAGATACTTTCTTAGATTATGCCTTTAAAGTGATTAGTAGCCCTTTTTCAGTTGGCGCTACTCCCGAATATCTCTATGGATATTACTTTATGCAGAGTATTTCTTCAATGGTGCCCGTTATTGCCTTGAATCCTCAAAAAGGCGAACGTATATTAGACATGTGTGCAGCGCCAGGTGGTAAAACTACACATATCGCTCAATTGATGGACAACGAAGGCATGGTTTTTGCCGTTGAAGTAAACAAAAACAGAGTTAGAAGCCTTACATCAAATATTAATCGTATGGGGCTTAAAAACGTTGTAACGATAAACACCGACTCTGTTAATTTAAAACCTGAAGAATTGGGATTATTTGACAAAATATTATTGGATGCACCGTGTACGGGTAATGCGTATAAGGACAGTAGCAGGGTTAAAAATAGAAGTGACATCTTATTTTGCTCCAATCGTCAAAAAGAGCTTATACATACAGCGATTAATTTATTAAAATCAGGTGGCGAATTGGTATACAGTACATGTTCACCAGAAATTGAAGAAGACGAAGAAGTTGTTAGTCACATTGTAAACCTTAGAAATGATGTAGAACTTGTAAAATTAGATAAAAACGACTATAAAGGAATACATATAGAAGATGCGATAATTAAAGGTACACTTAAGATTTTACCGCCAAATGAACCGTTCTATATTGCAAAACTTAAAAAATTGTAA
- a CDS encoding flavin reductase family protein, translated as MILKPFLRENFIPLPVGFISTVNKEGIRNIAPYSCLMPVLRPLDLICIASAKRRDTLDNIKEMNEFVINMTGIDFADKVVPTAKHTAPEIDEYDYAQIEEKKSRVIKTPGIKGSYAWMECELFKIYEEPTYDLIMGKVVNLEADDKYLKKDGSLDVEKAKPLFNVGDSTGMNFCTVNEIGTHEPFGAMFPDGKDPLSKKYVE; from the coding sequence ATGATTTTAAAACCTTTTTTAAGAGAAAATTTTATACCATTACCAGTAGGGTTTATTTCAACAGTAAATAAGGAAGGAATTAGAAATATAGCACCTTATTCCTGTTTAATGCCAGTTTTAAGACCCCTTGATTTAATATGTATTGCTTCAGCAAAAAGAAGGGATACTTTAGACAATATTAAAGAAATGAACGAATTTGTAATTAATATGACAGGGATAGATTTTGCAGATAAGGTGGTACCTACTGCGAAACATACCGCTCCTGAAATAGACGAATACGACTACGCACAGATTGAAGAGAAAAAATCGAGAGTAATTAAGACACCAGGTATTAAAGGAAGCTACGCCTGGATGGAATGCGAATTATTCAAAATATACGAAGAGCCAACCTATGATTTAATTATGGGTAAAGTAGTCAACTTAGAAGCTGATGACAAATACTTAAAAAAAGACGGTTCTCTCGATGTAGAAAAGGCCAAACCACTTTTTAATGTAGGCGATTCTACAGGGATGAATTTCTGCACGGTAAACGAAATAGGGACGCATGAACCTTTTGGAGCTATGTTTCCAGATGGTAAAGACCCATTATCAAAAAAATACGTAGAATAA
- a CDS encoding 4Fe-4S binding protein → MDLKKWYTRLSKNQKNRLYLQIGALIPLLALGMTGRMVVLILLFPFMLLLGPIWCGWICPMGTLQRISGLLGKKLFGNKHNNFISKKTHEKLKYVKYFMLFGMMGFAGYYILILNGTIDFVISVFMATVVIGVILSLFNERVYCRYLCPAGAMMGLTNLIKPRTIKRDVDSCVSCSKCDKSCPMGINVSKTTEIRNPHCISCNACVDSCPINDALSVKWDKKIKNIKEKVIK, encoded by the coding sequence ATGGATTTAAAAAAATGGTACACTAGATTATCAAAAAATCAAAAAAATAGATTATATTTACAAATCGGAGCTTTGATTCCACTTTTAGCTTTAGGAATGACTGGAAGAATGGTTGTTTTAATACTATTATTTCCATTCATGCTATTACTTGGACCGATTTGGTGCGGATGGATTTGTCCGATGGGGACATTGCAAAGAATTTCTGGATTATTGGGAAAAAAATTGTTTGGAAATAAACACAATAACTTTATAAGCAAAAAAACACATGAAAAATTGAAATATGTAAAGTATTTCATGCTATTCGGAATGATGGGCTTTGCAGGATACTACATTTTAATATTAAACGGTACAATAGACTTTGTAATATCCGTATTCATGGCAACGGTTGTAATTGGTGTAATATTATCATTATTTAACGAAAGGGTATACTGTAGATATTTATGTCCTGCAGGGGCAATGATGGGACTTACAAACTTGATTAAGCCAAGAACAATTAAAAGGGATGTAGATAGTTGCGTAAGCTGTTCAAAATGTGATAAATCTTGTCCGATGGGAATCAATGTATCAAAAACTACAGAAATAAGAAATCCTCACTGTATATCCTGTAATGCTTGTGTGGATAGCTGTCCAATAAACGATGCTTTAAGCGTAAAATGGGATAAAAAGATTAAAAATATTAAAGAAAAAGTAATAAAGTAA
- a CDS encoding ABC transporter substrate-binding protein, translating into MNKKLTLVVLGLLSLVLVFSGCTSTNTQKSDDTNADMSWKNVQDTGVLRVGLCAAYPPFESRNAKTGEFEGFDIDFANALGEELGVKVEIIDAEWPALLGGLSKGDYDTLITCMSERETAAENVEMSEPYYALTDVVVVNKNTDSIKSLADLEGKIVGAQLGTGSQDTAEKLEGVKEVKTYNYNPEAFIDLENGRVDAVIVGQAYALTQMKEYQNVKTTNITINPVNVITVQKAGAKELTQKMNEAINTLKENGKYDEIKEKWLSFE; encoded by the coding sequence GTGAATAAAAAACTTACGTTAGTGGTATTAGGCTTATTAAGCTTAGTATTGGTATTTTCAGGATGTACGTCCACCAATACACAAAAATCTGACGATACAAACGCTGATATGTCTTGGAAAAATGTTCAAGATACTGGCGTATTGAGAGTTGGTCTTTGTGCTGCATACCCTCCATTTGAATCAAGAAACGCAAAAACTGGTGAATTCGAAGGTTTCGACATCGACTTTGCAAATGCTCTTGGTGAAGAATTAGGTGTAAAAGTTGAAATAATAGACGCAGAATGGCCTGCTTTACTTGGCGGTCTTTCAAAAGGCGACTACGATACATTAATTACCTGTATGTCTGAAAGAGAGACTGCTGCTGAAAATGTAGAGATGAGTGAACCATACTATGCTTTAACAGACGTAGTTGTTGTTAACAAAAATACCGACTCAATCAAATCATTAGCTGATTTAGAAGGTAAAATCGTAGGTGCACAGTTAGGGACTGGCTCACAAGATACTGCAGAAAAACTTGAAGGCGTTAAAGAGGTTAAAACATACAATTACAACCCTGAAGCATTCATTGACTTAGAAAACGGTAGAGTCGACGCTGTTATTGTAGGTCAGGCTTACGCACTCACTCAAATGAAAGAGTACCAAAATGTAAAAACTACCAACATTACAATTAACCCTGTAAATGTTATCACAGTTCAAAAAGCTGGTGCTAAAGAATTAACTCAAAAAATGAATGAAGCAATTAACACATTGAAAGAAAACGGTAAATACGACGAAATAAAAGAAAAATGGCTTTCATTCGAATAA
- a CDS encoding sulfite exporter TauE/SafE family protein yields MQYIILFSAFLLGAFHALEPGHGKSVMAAFVLGTDANIYNTLTLGFTVVFSHTIVILLMGILSLYLSNYFNVGSLSSTMELIGGVILLLVGIWILKSYYKPHVHSIDTNKSAVAIGLSAGLIPCPAALAVLLISISSGAIVEGLLYVVIFSLGLAISISLFSILFVKSKDFLEKYVSNNSINKLPLISGIIIILFGIWNISGPLFGIH; encoded by the coding sequence ATGCAGTACATTATATTATTTTCAGCATTCTTATTGGGGGCATTTCATGCACTAGAACCGGGGCATGGAAAATCAGTTATGGCTGCCTTCGTACTTGGGACGGATGCTAATATATACAATACATTGACATTGGGTTTTACAGTAGTATTCTCCCATACAATTGTTATTTTGCTTATGGGTATTTTATCGTTGTATTTATCAAATTATTTCAATGTAGGAAGCTTAAGCTCAACCATGGAACTCATTGGTGGCGTTATTTTATTACTAGTGGGTATTTGGATATTAAAAAGTTACTATAAACCTCATGTACATAGTATAGATACAAATAAAAGTGCTGTGGCCATAGGATTATCCGCTGGTTTAATTCCTTGCCCCGCGGCTCTTGCGGTGCTTTTAATTAGCATATCTAGTGGCGCCATCGTAGAAGGATTATTGTATGTAGTTATATTTAGCTTAGGTCTTGCAATTAGCATTTCATTGTTTTCAATTCTATTCGTAAAAAGTAAAGATTTCTTGGAAAAATATGTTTCGAACAACAGTATAAACAAATTGCCGTTAATTAGTGGCATTATAATTATATTATTTGGAATTTGGAATATTTCTGGCCCATTGTTTGGAATTCATTAA
- a CDS encoding S-layer protein has translation MVRSIVKTSAIIAGSAMLASTLATGAFAVEQIGDVEDFSKKVVVEGNPNVNIVVGSNANAGDVISAAEITAKVGNLLYTEQSADVGSAKLNVRAFAKSDDYNLVSNKEVNLAVKDDNALFVAAADGDYADLMANTAYFGDDTDLDAKDGAVSLGRLSTLAEVKDTDPFDWFDNDDDAYEFLMGRVTKENNDKWAVKENELSYAVLSFKDDNTTFDGLTSLCPGKEVPFLGENYILMSMSSSKDTIVLGKELYQGVIREGDTYAVNGLEVKVDSVLVSNAGTSTEEYKIKLQILKDGKVIAEKFDNAPTNLMAGGIGVRMFKAWKDVGNDYGFVEVVITDRLKCMHLGEEYVPDWEAYAVVKQGGKLVYLDDIEKPDTKVGYALKYVGDDHDSLSSGKEIDIVKYASMNFDDDDDKTSTMNVFFEMDTSKDLDLTVGSKGTVLNAEVTLQSIEGSGTKLTGLKAPLAVLDGEIALDSADKNLIVIGGPVVNALSKELKSMGKINLTEDSQATLAVVNGVANGNDVLVVAGGNTKTTNEAAKAFVELL, from the coding sequence ATGGTAAGAAGCATAGTTAAAACTAGTGCAATTATCGCAGGTAGTGCAATGTTGGCTTCGACATTGGCTACGGGCGCTTTTGCAGTAGAACAAATCGGAGATGTGGAAGATTTCTCGAAAAAAGTTGTTGTTGAAGGAAATCCAAATGTTAATATTGTTGTAGGTTCGAACGCAAACGCAGGAGATGTAATTTCTGCAGCAGAAATAACCGCCAAAGTTGGTAATTTATTATACACAGAGCAATCAGCAGATGTTGGTTCAGCAAAACTTAACGTGAGGGCTTTCGCTAAGTCAGATGATTATAATTTGGTAAGCAATAAGGAAGTTAATTTAGCAGTTAAGGATGACAACGCGTTATTTGTGGCAGCTGCAGATGGAGATTATGCAGATTTAATGGCAAATACTGCTTATTTTGGAGACGACACTGATTTAGATGCAAAAGATGGTGCTGTTTCATTAGGTAGATTATCCACCTTAGCTGAAGTTAAAGACACTGACCCATTTGACTGGTTTGATAATGATGACGATGCTTATGAATTTTTAATGGGCAGAGTTACAAAAGAAAACAATGACAAATGGGCTGTAAAAGAAAATGAATTATCTTACGCTGTTTTATCATTCAAAGACGATAATACTACATTTGACGGATTAACCTCATTATGCCCGGGTAAAGAAGTACCATTCCTGGGGGAAAACTACATTCTCATGAGTATGAGTAGTAGTAAAGATACTATAGTTTTAGGTAAGGAATTATATCAAGGTGTGATCAGAGAAGGCGATACTTACGCTGTAAATGGTCTTGAAGTTAAAGTTGATTCTGTTTTAGTAAGCAATGCAGGAACTAGTACTGAAGAATACAAAATAAAGTTACAAATTTTAAAAGATGGTAAGGTAATCGCTGAAAAATTCGACAACGCACCAACTAATTTAATGGCTGGCGGTATCGGCGTTAGGATGTTCAAAGCTTGGAAAGATGTAGGAAATGATTATGGTTTCGTTGAAGTAGTAATCACCGATAGATTAAAGTGTATGCACTTAGGTGAAGAATACGTACCTGACTGGGAAGCTTATGCTGTTGTAAAACAAGGTGGTAAATTAGTTTACTTAGACGATATTGAAAAACCTGATACTAAAGTGGGTTATGCTTTAAAATACGTTGGTGACGACCATGATTCATTATCATCAGGTAAAGAAATCGATATTGTAAAATATGCTAGCATGAATTTCGATGACGATGACGATAAAACAAGTACCATGAATGTATTCTTTGAAATGGATACTTCAAAGGATTTAGATTTAACTGTTGGTTCAAAAGGAACTGTTTTAAATGCTGAAGTGACCTTACAAAGTATCGAAGGTAGCGGAACTAAATTAACAGGTTTAAAAGCTCCATTAGCTGTTTTAGATGGCGAAATAGCATTAGACTCAGCTGACAAAAACTTAATTGTTATTGGCGGACCTGTAGTAAACGCATTATCAAAAGAATTGAAGTCAATGGGTAAAATAAACCTTACAGAAGACTCACAAGCTACATTAGCAGTTGTAAATGGCGTAGCTAACGGAAATGATGTTTTAGTTGTAGCAGGTGGAAATACAAAAACTACCAACGAAGCTGCAAAAGCATTTGTTGAATTATTATAA
- a CDS encoding thiamine-phosphate kinase — MENIKNMEKKAINEFDIIDIIQKNNTSVTENLDIVKSIGDDCAVISLGINKLVITTDMLFKSTHFPELLTPFQIGKRVVTANVSDIASMCAKPLGIVVSMGFDAETANKNYIDELSRGINSACCEYECPLLGGDTNKSKELVLSGTAFGITPNPVFRDFNLKNRLKTEVELETNEYESNIYITNDLGKVSCALMMYEKYLVDKKNGVPNDFNRGLKLINNYPEIFKKLSEPKARIFEGMVLNGHINTCCDISDGLGKDITYINNFELNSEDILNCASSETFEFCEELDIDDIGLLDLIFNSGEEFELLFSSFNSSQYLNNKLEKIESKNKNKSKVQRIGKTIENGQYIDGVAFDEFHEGVVKGYVHRWND; from the coding sequence ATGGAAAATATAAAAAATATGGAAAAAAAAGCAATAAATGAATTTGATATAATAGATATAATTCAAAAAAACAATACTTCAGTAACTGAAAATTTAGACATTGTAAAGTCTATTGGAGATGATTGTGCAGTAATTAGTTTAGGGATTAACAAATTAGTGATAACTACGGACATGTTATTTAAAAGTACCCACTTTCCAGAATTACTTACACCTTTTCAAATTGGAAAACGTGTAGTTACTGCCAATGTGTCCGATATAGCGTCTATGTGTGCTAAACCACTTGGAATTGTAGTGTCTATGGGATTTGACGCGGAAACTGCCAATAAAAATTATATTGACGAGCTTTCAAGAGGGATAAACTCGGCTTGTTGCGAATATGAATGTCCACTATTAGGTGGCGATACCAATAAATCAAAAGAATTGGTTTTATCTGGTACTGCATTTGGTATTACGCCAAATCCTGTGTTTAGGGATTTTAATTTAAAAAACAGATTGAAAACAGAAGTAGAATTAGAAACAAACGAATATGAGTCTAATATCTACATAACTAATGACTTAGGGAAAGTATCTTGTGCTTTGATGATGTATGAAAAGTACTTGGTTGATAAAAAAAATGGAGTTCCAAATGACTTCAATAGAGGTTTAAAGCTCATAAATAACTATCCTGAGATTTTTAAGAAACTTAGTGAGCCAAAAGCAAGAATTTTTGAAGGTATGGTACTCAATGGTCATATAAATACTTGTTGCGATATTTCCGATGGATTGGGCAAGGACATAACATATATAAATAATTTTGAACTGAATTCGGAAGATATACTAAATTGTGCAAGTTCTGAAACCTTTGAATTTTGTGAAGAGCTTGATATTGATGATATTGGTTTATTAGACCTTATATTCAATAGTGGTGAAGAATTTGAATTACTATTTAGCTCATTTAATTCGAGTCAGTATTTGAATAATAAATTGGAAAAAATTGAAAGTAAGAATAAAAATAAAAGTAAAGTTCAAAGAATCGGAAAAACAATTGAAAATGGTCAATATATAGATGGTGTAGCATTTGATGAATTCCATGAAGGTGTTGTTAAGGGTTATGTTCATCGTTGGAATGATTAG
- the truD gene encoding tRNA pseudouridine(13) synthase TruD: protein METYKKFEYVMEERKKESNENISKFRNNFRRKFRNKKVRTDLNDLKINIEHFITNFRRNDGLVKENPEDFIVEEILEKGLVLEAGKSLKNKEIDENNKNKENTPEEFQDVERWNGSFLHFTIEKLNYNTIDVVKDLARLTKTKRKNFGFAGTKDKYALTTQRMGCFGIKPEVLEAVGKNGLVKKRGGQFIVKDVCKSNKKLRMGNLWGNRFTIKIRDFEEGENENPIENTQLGYVINYFGIQRFGLYRPITHLVGKHIYERDFETAFYIYCGTPIHEKGLKKDAREAVEDGDFKLALKLFPRESEYEKRLIQQYLKYKDYKKAFYAFAPQLRSLFVNAYQSYLFNEILNKRYEYGYETLEGDVLEDGIPTAPLCGYKTEYSGGIAGEIEKEVFEKYNIDLKKFRIEDYGNFSGFRRKMITPVYNFKIEKIYENDVNTENKENKENNSQENPILKLSFELEKGNYATIVTREFTGKLS from the coding sequence ATGGAAACTTATAAAAAATTTGAATATGTCATGGAAGAAAGAAAAAAAGAAAGTAATGAAAATATCTCTAAATTTAGAAATAATTTTAGGCGAAAGTTTAGAAATAAAAAAGTCAGAACTGATTTAAATGATTTAAAAATAAACATTGAACATTTTATTACAAATTTTAGGCGAAATGATGGGCTCGTAAAAGAAAATCCTGAAGATTTTATCGTTGAGGAAATTTTAGAAAAGGGCTTAGTTTTAGAAGCTGGGAAAAGCTTAAAAAATAAAGAAATTGATGAAAATAATAAAAATAAAGAAAATACTCCTGAAGAGTTCCAAGATGTGGAACGTTGGAATGGGTCTTTTTTGCATTTTACAATTGAAAAACTTAATTATAACACGATTGACGTTGTAAAAGATTTAGCAAGACTTACGAAAACTAAAAGAAAAAATTTTGGTTTTGCAGGCACTAAAGATAAGTATGCGTTAACAACTCAAAGAATGGGTTGTTTTGGGATTAAACCAGAGGTTTTGGAAGCAGTTGGTAAAAATGGACTCGTAAAAAAAAGAGGAGGTCAATTTATAGTAAAAGATGTTTGTAAATCAAATAAAAAGTTGAGAATGGGTAATTTATGGGGTAATAGGTTTACAATAAAAATTAGGGATTTTGAAGAAGGTGAAAACGAAAATCCTATTGAGAATACACAGTTAGGTTATGTAATTAATTATTTCGGAATTCAACGTTTTGGGCTTTATAGACCAATTACTCACCTTGTAGGCAAACATATTTATGAAAGAGACTTTGAAACGGCATTTTATATTTACTGTGGTACACCCATACATGAAAAAGGGCTTAAAAAAGATGCTAGAGAGGCAGTTGAAGATGGAGATTTCAAATTAGCTTTAAAATTATTCCCTCGAGAAAGTGAATACGAAAAAAGACTTATACAACAGTATTTAAAGTATAAAGACTATAAGAAGGCTTTTTACGCATTTGCGCCACAGCTTAGAAGTTTGTTTGTAAACGCTTACCAATCCTATTTATTTAATGAAATATTGAATAAAAGGTACGAATACGGTTATGAAACCCTAGAAGGGGATGTACTAGAAGATGGAATACCTACTGCACCACTTTGCGGTTATAAAACAGAATACTCTGGAGGTATAGCCGGAGAAATTGAGAAAGAGGTATTTGAAAAGTACAATATAGATCTTAAGAAATTTAGAATAGAAGATTATGGTAATTTCTCAGGATTTAGGCGTAAAATGATTACCCCAGTGTATAATTTTAAAATTGAAAAAATTTATGAAAACGATGTAAATACTGAAAATAAAGAAAATAAAGAAAATAATTCACAAGAAAATCCAATTTTGAAATTATCTTTTGAATTAGAAAAAGGAAACTATGCTACAATCGTAACAAGAGAATTTACAGGTAAATTATCATAA
- a CDS encoding translation initiation factor IF-2 subunit gamma, translating to MTGTKQSEVNIGMVGHVDHGKTSLTRKLTGVWTDTHSEELKRGISIRLGYADCEIKKCPECEGAESYTIENKCECGGKPEFLRKISFVDAPGHETLMATMLSGASLMDGAILVIAASETCPQPQTKEHLMALDALGVKNILIVQNKIDLVSREKAIENYEEIKEFVKGTVAEDAPIIPVSAHHGANLDVLLNAIQEYIPTPERDDTLDVRMHVARSFDVNKPGSPIKNLKGGVIGGSIIQGILQTGADIEIRPGIKVIEGNKTYWKPIITKITSLGAGSKKVKEAQPGGLIGVGTELDPSLTKSDALNGSIAGKPGTLPPTLEQMTIKPQLLERVVGSQDELTIEPLKTNEVLMLNVGTSTTVGITASARPDEVDIKLKLPICADKNDRVAISRKIGSRWRLIGYGLII from the coding sequence GTGACAGGAACGAAACAATCAGAAGTAAATATTGGAATGGTTGGACACGTAGACCACGGTAAAACAAGTTTAACAAGAAAATTAACCGGTGTTTGGACAGATACTCACAGTGAAGAATTGAAAAGGGGTATTTCAATTAGATTGGGTTATGCAGATTGCGAGATTAAAAAATGTCCAGAATGCGAGGGTGCTGAATCCTACACCATTGAGAATAAATGTGAATGTGGTGGAAAACCTGAATTTTTAAGAAAAATCTCCTTTGTAGATGCACCAGGACACGAAACACTTATGGCAACTATGTTATCAGGAGCTTCCTTAATGGATGGTGCTATTTTAGTTATCGCAGCAAGCGAAACATGCCCGCAACCACAAACAAAAGAGCACTTAATGGCTTTAGACGCTTTAGGTGTTAAAAACATTTTAATCGTTCAAAACAAAATCGATTTAGTTTCACGTGAAAAAGCAATCGAAAACTACGAAGAAATAAAAGAATTCGTAAAAGGAACTGTAGCAGAAGATGCACCTATAATTCCAGTTTCCGCACACCACGGTGCTAACTTAGATGTTTTATTAAACGCAATCCAAGAATACATCCCAACACCTGAAAGAGACGATACTTTAGACGTAAGAATGCACGTTGCAAGAAGTTTCGACGTAAACAAACCAGGTTCCCCTATTAAAAACTTAAAAGGTGGAGTTATCGGTGGAAGTATTATTCAAGGTATCTTACAAACCGGTGCAGACATCGAAATAAGACCTGGTATAAAAGTTATAGAAGGAAACAAAACATACTGGAAGCCAATTATAACAAAAATAACCTCACTCGGTGCAGGCTCTAAAAAAGTAAAAGAAGCACAACCTGGTGGTTTAATTGGTGTAGGTACTGAATTAGACCCTTCATTAACAAAATCAGATGCTTTAAACGGTAGTATTGCAGGAAAACCTGGAACCTTACCTCCAACTTTAGAACAAATGACAATAAAACCTCAGTTACTCGAAAGAGTTGTAGGTTCACAAGACGAATTGACAATTGAGCCATTAAAAACAAACGAAGTTTTGATGTTAAACGTAGGAACATCAACAACCGTTGGAATAACTGCTTCAGCAAGACCTGATGAAGTAGATATTAAATTAAAATTGCCAATCTGTGCAGATAAGAATGATAGAGTAGCAATTAGCAGAAAAATAGGTTCAAGATGGAGATTAATCGGTTACGGACTTATAATCTAA
- a CDS encoding amino acid ABC transporter permease, translated as MNFDIILLYNLPALFWGLVITLKIAFLSFILAIIIAHVVGILRALNIPKVLDLFFRAYVETFRGVPLLILLFFIYYGLPSIGIVMDNTTAGVLGLSLNGGAYISEIVRASLLSIPKGQWDACSSLGMNKVQSLVYVIIPQTIRISMPSLMNSFSTIIKESSLVSVIAITELTRVGQLIYTKTASPFEVYIVIALVYLSVIFTVSLLSNLIEKKLNYAYNR; from the coding sequence ATGAATTTTGACATAATATTGTTGTACAATTTGCCAGCACTTTTTTGGGGGCTAGTAATTACCTTAAAAATCGCTTTTTTATCGTTTATACTTGCAATTATAATTGCACACGTTGTGGGCATATTAAGAGCTTTAAATATTCCCAAAGTTCTTGATTTATTCTTTAGGGCTTATGTAGAAACATTTAGGGGCGTACCTTTGTTAATATTGCTATTTTTTATATACTATGGTTTACCTTCGATAGGTATCGTAATGGACAATACAACAGCAGGTGTATTGGGGTTATCCTTAAATGGCGGAGCATACATATCTGAAATTGTCAGAGCTTCGCTATTATCCATCCCAAAAGGTCAATGGGACGCATGTTCATCATTAGGAATGAATAAAGTACAAAGTTTGGTATATGTAATTATTCCCCAAACCATCCGTATTTCAATGCCTTCACTTATGAATTCGTTTTCCACAATAATAAAAGAAAGTTCCTTAGTTTCGGTAATTGCGATAACGGAGTTGACTAGGGTGGGACAGTTAATATATACAAAAACAGCGAGTCCTTTTGAAGTTTATATCGTAATAGCTTTAGTTTATTTATCGGTAATCTTTACAGTTTCCTTATTATCTAATTTAATTGAAAAAAAATTGAATTATGCTTACAATAGATAA
- a CDS encoding CD3072 family TudS-related putative desulfidase produces MAIVAHCILNGNAKVEGICEYEGALKDVVNYLMDANYGIIQLPCPETIMYGIKRWGHVKEQFDTPHFREQSQNMLKPVIQQIMNYKENGYTIDLLVGVDGSPSCGIYKTCSGSEWGGFSSNSNMNEKINKMEFISEKGIFMDELINMLEANQISMKYVAIDENDVEESLKYLKSLL; encoded by the coding sequence ATGGCAATTGTTGCACATTGTATATTGAATGGAAACGCAAAAGTAGAAGGGATATGCGAATATGAAGGGGCTTTAAAAGACGTGGTAAATTACTTAATGGATGCTAACTATGGTATAATCCAATTACCTTGTCCTGAAACTATCATGTATGGTATCAAACGATGGGGGCATGTAAAGGAACAATTTGACACCCCTCATTTTAGAGAACAATCTCAAAATATGTTAAAACCCGTAATCCAGCAAATCATGAACTACAAAGAAAATGGCTATACGATTGATTTATTGGTTGGCGTAGATGGTAGTCCAAGTTGTGGTATTTACAAGACCTGTTCTGGTTCAGAATGGGGTGGATTCTCAAGTAATTCAAACATGAATGAAAAAATAAATAAAATGGAATTTATTTCTGAAAAAGGTATTTTCATGGATGAATTAATAAATATGTTGGAAGCTAATCAAATTTCTATGAAGTATGTTGCAATAGATGAAAATGATGTGGAAGAATCCTTGAAATACTTAAAAAGTTTATTATAA